One Fibrobacter sp. UWR2 DNA window includes the following coding sequences:
- a CDS encoding CotH kinase family protein: MATGLGTCFLGCSDTSSAAESDVIIPIPTEPIHVVEEEKVQVQLNEIAPLNLAWLDQDGDDPAWVEIYNALDKEVNLKGFSLVENLTNPQKWVFLDETIPAKSYRTVFLDKKDVRTVKGTADGIDDEGNTLHARTHTNWKLNKDGGTLYIIDNHNAIHDSITYPALPAGISFGRTSDGSYKYFANATPEAANDDAGAFATLAPHFDFGTKSAGFYTGEITIDPPTVPEGTTVRCMQNGSKPTEDSPAFSEPLTLSKNTVLRCAAFQPGALTTEVITRTFFIDETVRMPVVAVSVDSAFFREAYIKTDASSPKSAPAGLFEDTEFPVHVEYFPDGSKSTSPAWEVDAGISIMGGYSRLKDKKSVAIVMREQYQDGKIDYPLFETRKETNSKFRGFNLRNNGNRIASDYIGDAMGGAILEGSGVDYQRSRQVVVFYNGRYYGIHDMRERFNKHYVETNYGIDANTVTMVKHLGHEVTASNGSTDEYMAMLHFIANNDFSGENNANYEMVKTMMDVGNYADYMAAEIFDHNGDWPNNNVRAWKSPEQPWKFMIYDLDHGFDWTWGVNNGEFDQDTKIFPWIRKGGGNKPCINEGCFANIYVQLINNPDFVRLFLNRSAIMLQNNLNGANVTRVVDAMTATIDTAEISRDMKKFKQDEMYYKNSCGKGFSKTGSCLKDWCMTRDTTVIDDYKNEFGVKGMITVNINASGSGHVLVEGKAVPATYAGKFFSGVAMELTAEPTNGGVFTGWDDGVTQNPRLVAPTDGVTYTALFK, from the coding sequence TTGGCTACAGGTCTCGGAACATGCTTCCTTGGATGCTCCGACACCTCCTCTGCCGCCGAATCTGACGTAATAATTCCCATCCCGACAGAACCCATCCACGTCGTCGAAGAAGAAAAAGTGCAGGTACAGCTGAACGAAATCGCTCCGCTCAACCTCGCCTGGCTAGACCAGGACGGCGACGACCCCGCATGGGTAGAAATCTACAACGCGCTGGACAAGGAAGTGAACCTGAAAGGGTTCTCGCTCGTAGAGAACCTGACCAATCCGCAGAAATGGGTTTTCCTCGACGAGACAATTCCAGCCAAGTCCTACCGCACTGTGTTCCTCGACAAGAAGGACGTCCGTACAGTCAAGGGTACCGCAGACGGCATCGATGACGAAGGAAACACGCTGCACGCGCGCACGCACACGAACTGGAAACTCAACAAGGATGGCGGCACGCTCTACATCATCGACAACCACAACGCCATCCACGACTCAATTACCTACCCTGCTCTCCCCGCAGGCATTAGCTTCGGGCGGACTTCCGACGGTTCCTACAAGTACTTTGCGAACGCCACTCCCGAAGCGGCGAACGACGATGCAGGCGCATTCGCGACCCTTGCCCCACATTTCGACTTCGGCACCAAAAGCGCCGGCTTCTACACTGGCGAAATCACGATCGATCCACCGACAGTTCCCGAAGGCACTACCGTCCGCTGCATGCAGAACGGCTCCAAGCCGACCGAGGATTCGCCGGCATTCTCCGAACCGCTAACCCTATCCAAGAACACCGTACTCCGCTGCGCCGCGTTCCAGCCCGGCGCCCTCACCACCGAAGTCATCACCAGGACTTTCTTCATCGACGAGACTGTCCGCATGCCAGTTGTCGCCGTAAGCGTTGATTCCGCATTTTTCAGAGAAGCCTACATCAAGACCGACGCCAGTTCCCCGAAGAGCGCCCCCGCGGGGCTCTTCGAAGACACCGAATTCCCAGTGCACGTAGAATACTTCCCCGATGGCAGCAAGTCCACCAGCCCTGCCTGGGAAGTCGATGCAGGAATTTCCATCATGGGCGGTTACAGCAGGCTCAAGGACAAGAAATCCGTCGCTATCGTGATGCGCGAGCAGTACCAGGACGGGAAAATCGATTACCCGCTGTTCGAGACACGCAAGGAGACCAACAGCAAGTTCCGCGGATTCAACCTGCGCAACAATGGAAACCGCATCGCTAGCGACTACATCGGAGACGCGATGGGCGGAGCCATCCTCGAAGGGAGCGGAGTCGACTACCAGCGTAGCCGCCAGGTGGTGGTGTTCTACAACGGGCGTTACTACGGCATCCACGACATGCGCGAGCGCTTCAACAAACACTATGTAGAAACGAACTACGGCATCGATGCGAATACCGTCACCATGGTAAAGCATCTCGGTCACGAAGTCACCGCCAGCAACGGATCTACCGACGAATACATGGCTATGCTCCACTTTATCGCCAACAACGACTTCAGCGGCGAAAACAATGCGAACTACGAGATGGTCAAGACCATGATGGATGTAGGCAACTACGCCGACTACATGGCTGCAGAAATTTTCGACCACAACGGCGACTGGCCCAACAACAACGTACGCGCATGGAAGAGCCCCGAGCAGCCGTGGAAATTCATGATCTACGATCTTGACCACGGATTCGACTGGACATGGGGCGTAAACAACGGCGAGTTCGACCAGGATACAAAGATTTTCCCGTGGATTAGGAAGGGCGGCGGAAACAAACCCTGCATAAACGAGGGCTGCTTCGCAAATATATACGTACAACTTATCAACAACCCGGACTTTGTCCGGCTCTTCCTGAACCGTTCCGCCATCATGTTGCAGAACAACCTGAACGGAGCCAATGTGACCCGAGTGGTCGATGCAATGACGGCGACCATCGATACCGCCGAAATATCCCGCGACATGAAGAAGTTCAAGCAAGACGAAATGTACTACAAGAACTCCTGCGGAAAGGGATTCAGCAAGACCGGTAGCTGTCTCAAGGATTGGTGCATGACTCGCGACACGACAGTCATAGACGACTACAAGAACGAATTCGGCGTGAAGGGCATGATTACCGTGAACATCAACGCCTCAGGCTCCGGCCACGTACTAGTCGAAGGAAAGGCTGTTCCGGCGACATATGCCGGCAAGTTCTTCAGCGGCGTGGCAATGGAACTGACAGCCGAGCCGACAAACGGAGGCGTTTTCACCGGATGGGATGACGGTGTTACACAAAACCCGAGACTTGTTGCTCCGACAGACGGCGTCACATATACGGCCTTATTTAAGTAG